Proteins encoded together in one Colius striatus isolate bColStr4 chromosome 3, bColStr4.1.hap1, whole genome shotgun sequence window:
- the TMEM186 gene encoding transmembrane protein 186 isoform X1: protein MALAELCRIRTKVCMAPSFGRCLQNALWTRSWKKEEAHPPWLFGTGECLQPRNQRVNGGADCLGRQREPSVCLCHSASAAVVRQEEKTEEFKLVYRFPGIKHCRVLSRLKLLQTATTMVTLPPICYLYLQDQVSQNILFYTTGIALFAGAMLYSMSYFFRRIIGLIYLNESGRTVRVAHLSFWGRRNDIYCPIETVMPLDEVGDSKGELLLQFKRYDSTDVLYFTIKFGHIVDRQKFAQIFGEVEQHSR from the coding sequence gctgagctctgcaggattAGGACTAAAGTCTGCATGGCCCCATCTTTTGGGAGATGTCTACAAAATGCGCTCTGGACAAGGTcatggaaaaaggaagaagctcACCCACCCTGGCTTTTTGGCACAGGGGAGTGTTTGCAGCCACGAAACCAACGAGTTAATGGTGGTGCTGATTGCCTTGGGAGACAGCGAGAGCCATCTGTGTGCCTGTGCCATTCggcctctgctgctgtggtCCGACAGGAGGAGAAGACAGAGGAGTTCAAACTGGTCTACAGGTTCCCAGGGATTAAGCACTGCCGGGTGCTGTCCAGGCTGAAGCTGTTACAGACTGCCACTACCATGGTCACGTTGCCTCCCATCTGCTACCTTTACCTACAAGACCAGGTTTCTCAGAACATCCTCTTCTATACAACTGGCATTGCACTCTTTGCTGGTGCAATGTTGTATAGTATGAGCTACTTTTTCAGGCGGATTATTGGATTAATCTACTTAAATGAAAGTGGCCGTACTGTCAGAGTGGCCCACCTGAGCTTCTGGGGAAGACGGAATGACATTTACTGTCCCATCGAGACAGTGATGCCTTTGGATGAAGTTGGAGATAGCAAAGGGGAGCTGCTTCTCCAGTTCAAGCGGTATGATAGCACAGATGTTTTGTATTTTACTATTAAGTTTGGCCACATTGTAGACAGACAGAAGTTTGCCCAAATATTTGGAGAAGTTGAGCAACACAGCAGGTGA
- the TMEM186 gene encoding transmembrane protein 186 isoform X2 — translation MAPSFGRCLQNALWTRSWKKEEAHPPWLFGTGECLQPRNQRVNGGADCLGRQREPSVCLCHSASAAVVRQEEKTEEFKLVYRFPGIKHCRVLSRLKLLQTATTMVTLPPICYLYLQDQVSQNILFYTTGIALFAGAMLYSMSYFFRRIIGLIYLNESGRTVRVAHLSFWGRRNDIYCPIETVMPLDEVGDSKGELLLQFKRYDSTDVLYFTIKFGHIVDRQKFAQIFGEVEQHSR, via the coding sequence ATGGCCCCATCTTTTGGGAGATGTCTACAAAATGCGCTCTGGACAAGGTcatggaaaaaggaagaagctcACCCACCCTGGCTTTTTGGCACAGGGGAGTGTTTGCAGCCACGAAACCAACGAGTTAATGGTGGTGCTGATTGCCTTGGGAGACAGCGAGAGCCATCTGTGTGCCTGTGCCATTCggcctctgctgctgtggtCCGACAGGAGGAGAAGACAGAGGAGTTCAAACTGGTCTACAGGTTCCCAGGGATTAAGCACTGCCGGGTGCTGTCCAGGCTGAAGCTGTTACAGACTGCCACTACCATGGTCACGTTGCCTCCCATCTGCTACCTTTACCTACAAGACCAGGTTTCTCAGAACATCCTCTTCTATACAACTGGCATTGCACTCTTTGCTGGTGCAATGTTGTATAGTATGAGCTACTTTTTCAGGCGGATTATTGGATTAATCTACTTAAATGAAAGTGGCCGTACTGTCAGAGTGGCCCACCTGAGCTTCTGGGGAAGACGGAATGACATTTACTGTCCCATCGAGACAGTGATGCCTTTGGATGAAGTTGGAGATAGCAAAGGGGAGCTGCTTCTCCAGTTCAAGCGGTATGATAGCACAGATGTTTTGTATTTTACTATTAAGTTTGGCCACATTGTAGACAGACAGAAGTTTGCCCAAATATTTGGAGAAGTTGAGCAACACAGCAGGTGA